In a genomic window of Nostoc sp. UHCC 0870:
- a CDS encoding CHAT domain-containing protein has translation MLTRLLQWFKTIDTHPVASNQTGSFKAAREEQVVELPPELTNADLELLFTQLLEGVYQGRGQQWAIKFLERMEDRISIERWIDWLLIFGEKLLLSPAPSHLVATQMVQLGELDIGKVGELSYEIGIQLLNKDSDDLSQEYQQLETSDFKGSETTEIAIESPGQELIRNLGDLLWETEEPEIVLESGSDENTQVLAESSSQLWTEVTEAGYTETTEESFWQDPPQASEVVEESYTENWQYQPQEFEFVAPSEPVVAASIENLAELSWEYLPQAIVLSTPAIAIPAEEDVISNLSEVVFDDSATAPGAVVLSTQDSWDQSLANLEPDVAYTLDELLVRLDQSTSLVQHLAANLAVQPHQLPTITGEFPSPLVQAQAWFYQGLQQAKSGDLAEAIASYEQAIQLNPHSHEYWFNRGLTLFHLERLTEAIASYDQAIQLKPDYYKAWYNRGGTLGQLGLFEEAIASFQQAIAIHADNPEVWASKGWAELKTGQITEAIASYDQSLQLEPQDAENWYYRGIALSINEQNQAAIASYNNALEIQPDFHEAWIDRGVVLFNLKQWSEAIASWDKALASQPDFYLAWYNRGIALDNLMRREEAIASYQQAIAIKPDFHLAWYNQAVALFHLERYLEAISSYDNALKIKLDYWEAWIGRGTSVGQIDTDDLNLLTAIALTNPALNQGSYAGKIASYEEGLKHIRSDTHPEGWGRLHLAIGNSYYEQGKKQQTSRNDWHKAITEYNQALLTLTSQDFPQLHLDVLQSLIKTLLGLGQTAQAQDLLQRGTNLLQYLLSESTRSDDSKKQLALKVAGLAQMTVDITVEHGDLVEAWEIAEHGKNYCLNALISGGNPNISPLNYPSVQALLNPQTAIIYWHISPAALHTFIIKDQAPSPILVFTPIKDVETNSTQLQDLPLPEATRRLIAFENWLENWQRDYQEYRLQAQDQTSKSNHTWRLEMEARLWELKDILEIDTIIPELEDITQLILVPHRDLQRLPIHTLFQITPEEQPNIESNFSITYLPNIQIGLSIRTANIWDLAEQALLSIEYPTNSNHSTFKFANLESEIVCQMFNEPHRIQAQTATKENVENNLFDRYFSNYNIFHFAGQVINNLTEPTTSELALAGEDKLTLAEIIQGNLETYNLVTLSACDTTITSPQIITSEYVSLVNSFLAKGVPYVLSTLWTVESSASALVIIEFYRRLQLLRSPNLALSAATKWLRELTALELTQWYEDLLNQLHPQELKIRSYVATHLYRISKMEREKKLYSHPYYWAAFTITGKPMQSNL, from the coding sequence ATGCTCACTCGGCTATTGCAGTGGTTTAAAACAATAGATACACATCCCGTTGCTAGTAACCAGACTGGTTCTTTTAAAGCTGCAAGGGAAGAGCAGGTGGTAGAATTGCCGCCTGAATTAACTAATGCGGATCTGGAACTATTGTTTACGCAACTTTTAGAAGGTGTGTATCAAGGACGAGGACAACAATGGGCAATCAAGTTTTTAGAGAGGATGGAAGACCGCATCAGTATTGAGCGGTGGATAGATTGGCTGTTGATCTTTGGTGAAAAATTACTCCTGTCCCCTGCACCCAGTCATCTAGTAGCTACACAGATGGTGCAGCTAGGTGAATTGGATATCGGTAAAGTCGGTGAACTATCTTATGAAATTGGTATCCAGTTGTTGAATAAAGATTCTGATGACTTGTCCCAAGAGTATCAACAGCTAGAAACATCTGATTTTAAAGGCAGTGAAACTACTGAAATCGCAATAGAGTCTCCCGGACAAGAATTAATCCGTAATTTGGGTGATCTTTTATGGGAGACTGAAGAACCAGAAATTGTCTTAGAAAGTGGGAGTGATGAAAATACCCAAGTTCTCGCAGAAAGCAGTTCTCAACTCTGGACGGAAGTTACTGAAGCAGGTTATACAGAAACTACGGAGGAATCGTTTTGGCAAGATCCGCCTCAAGCGAGTGAAGTGGTTGAAGAAAGTTATACGGAGAATTGGCAATATCAGCCGCAAGAATTTGAGTTTGTAGCACCGAGTGAGCCTGTTGTAGCTGCGAGTATAGAAAACTTAGCAGAACTGAGTTGGGAATATCTCCCCCAAGCAATCGTTCTCTCTACTCCGGCGATCGCTATACCAGCCGAAGAAGATGTCATCAGTAACTTGAGTGAGGTGGTATTTGATGATTCAGCTACAGCACCAGGCGCAGTTGTATTATCCACTCAAGATAGTTGGGATCAATCCTTGGCTAATTTAGAGCCAGATGTCGCTTATACCTTAGATGAGTTATTAGTACGATTGGATCAAAGTACCAGTTTAGTCCAACATTTGGCGGCTAATTTAGCAGTCCAGCCTCACCAACTCCCAACCATTACCGGCGAGTTTCCTAGTCCTTTAGTGCAGGCGCAAGCATGGTTTTACCAAGGTTTGCAGCAGGCTAAAAGTGGTGATTTGGCAGAAGCGATCGCCTCCTATGAACAAGCGATTCAACTCAATCCCCACTCCCATGAATATTGGTTCAATCGCGGTTTAACTTTATTTCACTTGGAACGGCTGACGGAAGCGATCGCCTCTTATGATCAAGCGATTCAACTCAAACCCGATTACTACAAGGCTTGGTATAACCGGGGGGGGACACTAGGACAATTAGGATTATTTGAAGAAGCGATCGCCTCTTTTCAGCAAGCGATCGCCATTCATGCTGATAACCCCGAAGTTTGGGCTAGTAAGGGTTGGGCAGAATTAAAGACGGGGCAAATTACCGAAGCCATAGCTAGTTATGACCAATCCCTGCAACTAGAACCCCAAGACGCAGAAAATTGGTATTACCGAGGTATCGCCCTCAGTATCAACGAACAAAATCAAGCTGCGATCGCCTCTTACAACAACGCCTTAGAAATTCAACCAGACTTCCACGAAGCTTGGATTGATCGGGGTGTAGTATTGTTTAATTTAAAACAGTGGTCAGAAGCGATCGCCTCCTGGGACAAAGCCCTGGCGAGTCAACCGGATTTTTACTTAGCTTGGTATAATCGCGGTATCGCTTTAGACAACTTAATGCGACGAGAAGAAGCGATCGCCTCCTATCAGCAAGCTATAGCCATTAAGCCAGATTTCCACTTAGCTTGGTATAACCAAGCCGTAGCATTATTTCATTTAGAACGATATTTAGAGGCCATATCTTCCTACGACAACGCCTTAAAAATTAAACTCGACTATTGGGAAGCTTGGATTGGTCGAGGTACATCTGTTGGTCAAATTGACACCGATGATTTAAATTTATTAACTGCGATCGCTTTAACTAATCCTGCCTTAAACCAGGGTAGTTATGCAGGCAAAATAGCCAGTTATGAAGAAGGTTTAAAACACATTCGTTCCGATACCCACCCAGAAGGTTGGGGTAGATTACATCTAGCAATTGGTAATAGCTACTACGAACAAGGTAAGAAACAGCAGACATCTCGTAACGATTGGCACAAAGCTATAACTGAGTATAATCAGGCACTATTAACCCTCACCAGCCAAGATTTCCCCCAGTTACATTTAGATGTTTTACAATCTCTCATCAAAACACTTTTAGGACTCGGACAAACAGCACAAGCACAAGATTTACTGCAACGCGGTACAAATTTATTACAATACTTACTCAGTGAATCAACTCGCTCTGATGACAGTAAAAAACAGCTAGCTCTCAAAGTGGCTGGATTGGCACAAATGACAGTTGATATCACTGTAGAACACGGTGATTTAGTAGAAGCGTGGGAAATAGCAGAACATGGTAAAAACTATTGTTTAAATGCTTTAATATCTGGTGGAAATCCAAATATTTCTCCCCTCAATTATCCCTCCGTTCAAGCATTACTTAATCCCCAAACAGCGATTATTTACTGGCATATTAGCCCAGCTGCTCTACATACCTTTATTATTAAAGACCAAGCTCCCTCACCAATTCTGGTTTTTACCCCCATAAAAGATGTCGAAACAAACAGTACACAACTTCAAGATTTACCTTTACCAGAAGCAACCAGACGGCTAATAGCCTTTGAAAATTGGCTAGAAAATTGGCAGCGAGACTATCAAGAATATCGCCTGCAAGCGCAAGATCAAACCAGCAAAAGTAATCATACTTGGCGGTTAGAAATGGAGGCGCGACTGTGGGAATTAAAAGACATTCTGGAGATTGACACAATTATTCCGGAACTAGAAGATATCACCCAATTAATCTTAGTTCCTCACCGTGATTTACAAAGGTTGCCTATTCATACTCTTTTCCAGATTACTCCAGAAGAACAGCCGAATATAGAGTCAAACTTTAGCATCACCTATCTACCTAATATCCAAATAGGTTTATCTATACGCACTGCAAATATTTGGGATTTAGCAGAGCAAGCATTACTAAGTATTGAATATCCTACAAATAGCAATCATTCTACCTTCAAATTTGCTAACCTGGAATCAGAAATTGTCTGCCAGATGTTTAACGAACCTCACCGTATCCAAGCACAAACAGCGACTAAAGAGAATGTAGAAAATAATTTATTTGATAGGTACTTTAGTAATTACAATATCTTCCATTTTGCTGGACAGGTAATTAATAATCTGACTGAACCTACCACGTCAGAATTAGCACTCGCAGGCGAAGATAAACTCACCCTAGCAGAAATCATTCAAGGTAATCTAGAAACATATAATTTAGTCACCCTTTCCGCCTGTGACACCACAATTACTAGTCCCCAAATCATTACTAGTGAGTATGTAAGTTTAGTCAACAGTTTTCTGGCTAAAGGTGTACCCTATGTCTTAAGTACCCTCTGGACTGTAGAATCATCTGCCAGTGCTTTAGTAATTATAGAATTTTACCGCAGACTACAATTATTGCGATCGCCAAATCTAGCCTTAAGTGCAGCCACAAAATGGTTAAGAGAGTTAACAGCCTTAGAATTAACTCAATGGTATGAAGACTTACTCAATCAATTACATCCCCAAGAGTTAAAAATCAGGTCTTATGTAGCCACCCATCTTTATAGAATCAGTAAAATGGAGCGAGAGAAAAAACTGTACTCTCATCCTTACTATTGGGCAGCTTTTACAATTACAGGTAAACCCATGCAAAGTAATTTATAA
- a CDS encoding DNA polymerase III subunit gamma/tau, whose protein sequence is MSYEPLHHKYRPKSFAELVGQEAIATTLINAIRTAKIAPAYLFTGPRGTGKTSSARILAKSLNCLKGDQPTAEPCGVCDVCQGITKGYSLDVIEIDAASNTGVDNIRELIEKAQFAPVQCRYKVYVIDECHMLSSAAFNALLKTLEEPPRHVVFVLATTDPQRVLPTIISRCQRFDFRRIELGAMVKHLSAIASKENISISQEAVTLVGQLSQGGLRDAESLLDQLALLPGEVNPERVWDLVGAVSEQDLLGLLNAIAQDNPEAVLERTRQILDRGREPLTILQNLAAFYRDLLIAKTAPNRPDLVACTQQTWKALVESAQSLPITNILLGQKHLQTSELQIKNTTQPRLWLEVTLLGLLPSANIQPVATGILPVISLSDQRSSVPPQIPPQKVAPATPPPPLSSVPPSRPPIPEEKVAPPTSSSPPPSIPEEKPLPPTEETVETAEFDLAQIWQQVLSNIQQIPRRALLGQMCHLIEFDGAVVRVGVRPVWFDKVKSDLPMITAAFQQTFNREIQVSLEKANTSTPPSAKKTPPTNGNGSHTVKQSPPPTYNNHKPPAATPPPPAATPTPAKPEPAAKFTGGAKTPTPPPSPPPLASWETDEVAIAAQRLAQFFDGQIIRFTDEGEDISETSTSEWADDAVDDDDF, encoded by the coding sequence ATGTCTTACGAACCCCTGCACCACAAGTATCGCCCAAAGAGTTTTGCTGAACTGGTGGGGCAAGAAGCGATCGCTACCACTCTGATTAATGCTATCCGTACAGCTAAAATTGCCCCCGCTTATTTGTTCACTGGCCCTAGAGGAACGGGTAAAACTTCTAGTGCGCGTATTTTGGCTAAGTCTCTCAATTGTCTCAAAGGTGATCAACCCACGGCTGAACCCTGTGGCGTTTGTGATGTTTGTCAAGGCATTACCAAGGGTTACTCTTTAGATGTAATTGAAATTGACGCTGCCAGTAACACTGGTGTCGATAATATCCGCGAATTGATTGAAAAAGCCCAATTCGCCCCTGTGCAGTGTCGTTATAAAGTTTATGTGATTGATGAATGCCATATGCTCAGTAGTGCGGCATTCAATGCGCTACTTAAGACATTAGAAGAACCACCTAGGCACGTAGTCTTTGTACTAGCGACAACCGACCCACAACGGGTATTACCAACAATTATTTCGCGCTGTCAAAGGTTTGATTTTAGACGAATTGAGTTAGGGGCGATGGTGAAGCATTTAAGTGCGATCGCCTCCAAGGAAAATATTAGTATTTCACAAGAAGCTGTAACCCTAGTAGGTCAACTGTCCCAGGGAGGATTACGGGACGCGGAAAGTCTCCTTGACCAGTTGGCTTTATTACCGGGGGAAGTGAACCCGGAAAGAGTCTGGGATTTAGTTGGTGCAGTCAGTGAACAGGATTTGCTGGGATTATTAAATGCGATCGCCCAAGATAACCCAGAAGCAGTATTAGAACGAACTCGCCAAATTTTAGATCGTGGTCGAGAACCCCTCACTATTCTGCAAAATCTCGCCGCCTTCTACCGCGATTTACTCATAGCTAAAACCGCACCTAATCGTCCTGATTTAGTCGCTTGTACCCAACAAACCTGGAAAGCACTAGTTGAGTCCGCCCAGTCTTTACCGATAACTAATATTCTGCTGGGTCAAAAACACCTACAAACATCAGAACTGCAAATTAAAAACACTACCCAGCCACGATTATGGCTAGAGGTGACATTACTAGGATTATTACCCAGTGCGAATATTCAGCCAGTCGCTACAGGGATATTACCCGTAATATCACTTAGCGATCAGCGTTCATCAGTACCCCCACAAATCCCACCTCAAAAAGTAGCCCCAGCAACGCCACCGCCTCCACTTTCTTCTGTTCCTCCATCACGTCCCCCCATCCCAGAGGAAAAAGTAGCCCCTCCTACGTCATCTTCCCCGCCTCCCTCCATCCCAGAAGAGAAACCCTTACCACCTACGGAAGAAACTGTTGAGACAGCAGAATTTGATTTAGCTCAAATTTGGCAGCAGGTATTGAGTAATATTCAGCAAATACCCAGACGCGCCTTGTTAGGTCAAATGTGTCATTTGATTGAATTTGATGGTGCTGTAGTGCGTGTTGGTGTCAGACCTGTGTGGTTTGACAAAGTGAAATCTGATTTACCGATGATTACGGCTGCTTTTCAACAGACATTCAATCGAGAAATTCAAGTCAGTCTAGAAAAAGCTAATACATCGACTCCCCCTAGTGCGAAGAAAACACCGCCAACTAACGGTAACGGTTCTCACACCGTCAAGCAGTCACCCCCACCTACTTACAACAACCACAAACCACCAGCAGCCACACCACCGCCACCAGCAGCCACACCCACCCCAGCTAAACCCGAACCAGCAGCCAAATTTACAGGCGGCGCGAAAACACCCACACCCCCACCTAGCCCACCACCTCTAGCCAGTTGGGAAACAGATGAAGTTGCGATCGCAGCCCAGCGTCTAGCACAATTTTTTGATGGGCAAATAATCCGATTTACAGATGAAGGTGAAGACATATCAGAAACCAGTACATCTGAATGGGCAGATGACGCAGTAGATGATGATGATTTTTAA
- the xseB gene encoding exodeoxyribonuclease VII small subunit has protein sequence MVRRKTSSNSEALPDWNYEEKVAEIEKIIAQIESGNLELEAVFDQFANAVEYLQQCETFLQQRQKQVNLLIETLSDE, from the coding sequence ATGGTTAGACGTAAAACATCATCTAATTCTGAAGCTTTACCCGACTGGAATTATGAGGAAAAAGTAGCAGAAATAGAAAAAATTATCGCTCAGATTGAATCGGGTAATTTAGAGTTAGAAGCTGTATTTGATCAGTTTGCTAATGCAGTTGAATACTTGCAGCAATGTGAAACTTTTTTACAGCAGAGACAAAAGCAGGTTAATTTATTAATTGAAACTTTGAGTGATGAGTAG
- the xseA gene encoding exodeoxyribonuclease VII large subunit produces MNLDFPDTTLSVAGITEYIQVLLEENPILRQVWVIGEVSSANQHRSGLFFTLQDPDRTASIKCVTWNSQVNKLMQLPTVGEQIIILGSIRLYPQRGEYQLTVWQALPAGEGLQALRYQQLRNRLLAEGLFDVARKRSLPLHPQTIAVVTSPTAAAWGDIQRTLKQRYPGLQILFSPATVQGEQAADSIVKAIERVERDGRAEVLILSRGGGAVEELACFNDERVVRAVADCSIPVITGIGHQRDESLTDLAADVCVHTPTAAAETVVPSLSELYTQHRQRFDALYDALLASQSQAAYKLQTLRHRLRNLRLDRQVHQEVQKLTWERQRLLQLTKGRSQQAQQHLELLRQKLATLDPKAVLQRGYAVVRQENGAIARAARELTVGEELLLQLAQGKVKVKVVEVDDK; encoded by the coding sequence ATGAATCTTGACTTTCCTGATACCACTTTATCTGTAGCAGGAATCACCGAATATATCCAAGTCCTGTTAGAAGAAAATCCTATCCTGCGACAAGTTTGGGTAATTGGTGAAGTATCGAGTGCAAATCAGCATCGGAGTGGGTTATTTTTCACCCTACAAGACCCCGATCGCACAGCCTCAATTAAGTGTGTGACGTGGAATAGTCAAGTTAATAAACTAATGCAGCTACCTACTGTTGGGGAACAAATCATTATTTTAGGTAGTATTCGCTTATATCCCCAAAGAGGAGAGTATCAATTAACAGTATGGCAAGCTTTACCGGCTGGTGAGGGTTTGCAAGCACTGCGCTATCAACAGTTGCGTAATCGCTTGCTAGCTGAGGGTTTATTTGATGTTGCTAGAAAGCGATCGCTTCCTCTGCATCCTCAAACGATCGCTGTTGTCACATCTCCAACGGCGGCGGCTTGGGGAGATATTCAAAGAACCCTCAAGCAAAGATATCCAGGGTTACAGATTTTATTTTCACCCGCTACAGTCCAAGGTGAGCAAGCAGCAGACTCGATTGTTAAAGCTATTGAACGCGTAGAACGAGATGGACGCGCGGAGGTATTAATTTTATCGCGGGGTGGGGGTGCAGTGGAGGAATTGGCTTGTTTTAATGATGAACGAGTAGTTAGGGCGGTGGCTGATTGTTCTATACCAGTAATTACGGGGATTGGTCATCAACGGGATGAGTCGTTAACAGATTTAGCGGCGGATGTGTGTGTACATACACCCACGGCGGCGGCGGAAACTGTTGTCCCTTCTCTGTCAGAGTTGTATACTCAGCATCGGCAGCGATTTGATGCTTTATATGATGCGTTGCTAGCTTCTCAGAGTCAAGCTGCTTATAAACTGCAAACCTTGCGCCATCGGTTGCGAAATCTGCGTTTAGATAGACAAGTACACCAAGAAGTTCAAAAACTGACTTGGGAACGTCAACGATTGCTGCAACTCACTAAAGGGCGATCGCAGCAAGCACAACAACATTTAGAATTATTACGGCAAAAGTTAGCCACTCTCGACCCCAAAGCCGTGTTACAGCGTGGTTATGCTGTAGTCAGACAAGAAAATGGTGCGATCGCCCGTGCTGCTCGTGAACTGACTGTAGGGGAAGAATTATTGCTGCAATTGGCACAAGGTAAAGTGAAGGTGAAGGTGGTGGAAGTAGATGATAAATAA
- a CDS encoding Rpn family recombination-promoting nuclease/putative transposase: protein MKTDSIFYQLFAEFPSIFFELIGYSANHAQGYQFRSVEIKQTAFRIDGVFLPTANNPDQTVYFCEVQFQKDELLYHRVFAELFFYIDQNPDIYDWYVVIIYPKRSLEPNKTRLHQILLDSPQVQRVYLNEIEPTAQTLGIDISELLLVALSATRCANG, encoded by the coding sequence GTGAAGACTGACAGTATTTTTTATCAATTATTTGCTGAGTTTCCTAGTATTTTCTTTGAGTTAATCGGATACTCTGCCAATCATGCTCAAGGTTATCAATTTCGTTCAGTAGAAATCAAACAAACAGCTTTTCGCATTGATGGAGTATTTCTACCAACAGCCAACAATCCCGATCAAACCGTCTATTTTTGCGAGGTGCAATTCCAAAAAGATGAATTGCTATATCATAGGGTATTTGCAGAGCTATTCTTCTATATAGACCAAAATCCAGATATTTATGACTGGTATGTCGTGATTATCTACCCCAAACGTTCTCTAGAACCAAATAAAACTAGATTACATCAAATATTGTTAGACAGTCCCCAAGTTCAAAGAGTATATCTGAATGAAATCGAACCAACCGCCCAGACCTTGGGTATCGATATCAGTGAACTACTCCTAGTTGCCTTGTCTGCGACACGCTGCGCGAACGGCTGA
- a CDS encoding transposase: MLHKVVQVRLYPSVEQQIQLAQAFGCARWWWNYALNKSIETYKETGKGLSRAALNAFLPALKKAEDTVWLSDCYSQVLQATTLNLTTAYKNFFAKRAGFPKFKSKFGKQSIQYPQNVLVVNGDVKLPGNIGIVKAKIHRAIEGIIKTVTVSKTPSGKYLASILTEVEGENPAVSEGKIYGIDLGLKHFAVVTDGVHVSKYDNPKHLAKHEKNLKRKQKKLARKQKGSKSRNRYRRVVAKVYERISNSRQDFLHKLSYKLVSDSQAVIVENLHVKGMVTLEDSLTLRYRNHKLAKSISDVGWGTFTNFLAYKLERRGVKLIEIDRWFPSSKLCSNCFYQLSELSLDVREWTCPHCNTHHDRDGNAAINIRAEGIRMIKAEGSAVSAVGGEVSPVLGRKSKFRHSPAITEAPSSAVRAACRRQGN; encoded by the coding sequence GTGTTACACAAGGTTGTGCAAGTCCGTTTATATCCGTCAGTTGAGCAGCAAATTCAATTAGCACAGGCTTTTGGCTGCGCTCGTTGGTGGTGGAACTACGCTCTAAATAAGTCAATTGAGACTTATAAGGAAACGGGGAAAGGACTTAGCCGTGCAGCACTCAACGCATTTTTACCTGCACTCAAAAAAGCCGAAGATACGGTGTGGTTATCTGATTGTTACAGTCAAGTTTTACAGGCTACAACACTCAATCTAACCACCGCCTACAAAAACTTTTTTGCAAAACGTGCTGGATTTCCTAAGTTCAAGTCTAAGTTTGGAAAACAGTCTATTCAATATCCTCAAAACGTATTGGTTGTAAATGGTGATGTCAAGCTCCCCGGAAATATCGGGATAGTCAAAGCCAAAATACACAGAGCGATTGAGGGGATAATAAAAACTGTTACTGTGAGTAAAACGCCGTCAGGGAAATATCTTGCATCTATACTCACTGAGGTAGAAGGAGAAAACCCTGCTGTTTCAGAGGGTAAAATTTACGGCATTGACTTAGGGTTGAAGCACTTCGCTGTTGTAACCGACGGTGTTCATGTTTCCAAATATGATAATCCTAAACACCTTGCAAAGCATGAAAAAAATCTTAAGCGCAAACAGAAAAAATTAGCGCGTAAACAAAAAGGAAGTAAATCAAGAAATAGATATAGAAGAGTTGTTGCCAAGGTGTACGAGCGAATTAGTAATTCGCGGCAAGATTTTCTGCACAAACTTAGTTATAAGTTAGTCAGCGATAGCCAAGCTGTCATAGTAGAGAATCTTCATGTCAAAGGCATGGTGACGCTCGAAGACTCGCTAACGCTTCGCTATCGTAATCACAAGTTGGCAAAATCAATATCTGATGTGGGCTGGGGAACATTCACCAACTTTCTAGCCTATAAGCTAGAGCGCAGAGGCGTGAAGTTGATTGAAATTGATAGGTGGTTTCCCAGTTCCAAGCTCTGCTCTAATTGTTTCTATCAACTTAGTGAGTTGTCATTGGATGTCCGTGAGTGGACTTGTCCTCACTGCAATACTCATCATGACAGGGATGGAAACGCAGCGATAAATATTAGAGCAGAGGGCATCAGAATGATCAAGGCGGAAGGTTCAGCCGTCTCTGCTGTAGGAGGGGAGGTAAGTCCTGTTCTTGGGCGAAAGTCTAAGTTCAGGCACTCCCCCGCGATTACAGAAGCTCCTAGTTCAGCCGTTCGCGCAGCGTGTCGCAGACAAGGCAACTAG